GCTGAACTGGTACAATAACTGGATTACCGGGAACCACTGGTCTTTCATGGTCTCCGGCGCTCTTTTCTTCCTGTTGATCAGCTACGGAGAAATATTTCTCAAACTCCCTTTCAGCCTCTATAACACCTTTCACGTCGAACAAAAATTCGGATTCAACACCCAGACCATCGTTCTCTGGCTGGTTGATCTGCTTAAATCACTGCTCCTTTCATCTGTTCTTTACGGAATCCTGCTCTTCAGCGGTTTCTGGATCATTGAGAATTCCCCCCAATACTGGTGGCTGATCCTCTGGGCTTTCCTCTGCCTTTTCAGCGTCTTTATGATGTATATTTCCCCATACGTCATCGAACCGCTGTTCAACAAATTCTCACCGATCAAAAATGAAACTCTGGAAATTAAAATCAAGGAATTGATGAAAAAGGCGGGAATTTCCATCACCAAAGTGCTGACCATGGATGCCTCCAAACGAAGCACCCACAGCAACGCCTATTTTACCGGCATCGGCCATGTCAAAAGGATCATACTTTTTGATACATTGCTTGAAAACAATAGCGATGAGGAGTTATTGGCAATTCTTGCCCATGAAGCAGGACATTGGAAAAAGAAACATATCCTTAAAAGACTCTTACTCATGGAAGGGCTTGCGCTTCTGGGCTTTTTTGTTGCTTATCAGCTCATAAAAAGCGATGCAATCACCACCCTTTTCAACATCGACCATCCGACCATTCATGTCAAATTACTGCTGGTGGGTTTTGTTGGTTCGCTGGTTCTTTTCCCCATAAAGCCTCTGGGAAGCCTTTATTCGCGGATTCATGAAAAAGAGGCCGATGACTTCGCCGTATCCTTGACAGGATCGCCTGCGGCCCTGGCGACCGCCCTGGTGAAACTCGGCGAAGAAAACCTTTCAAACCTGCATCCCCATCCCTGGTATGCGGCATTTTATTACAGCCACCCGCCCCTTCCGGAACGCGTCAAAAATCTATATGCCATGGCAACTGATCAGATTGTTTAGACTGTAGCCGACAGCCAATCGAACTGGATAATTATGGACTGAGGGGCTTGATCCGGAGTCAGGGGCGAACAAGACTATTTCTTGAGCCAGTTGCGTCGCTCTTTGAGATACTCGGCAGTTATCAATGCGACGCCGCCGGCTATTAAAGCTGTTGCGAGAATCGCGGATATTACACCGATGGATTTCTTGTGAGATACTTTGATTGCGGGAATATCCTTTCGGCAATACCTGCAAACCGTAGCAAACCTTTTGATTTTTTCCCTGCAGTATGGACAGATTCGTACTTTCATAATTCTTTTTTATATCAGAGGAAGTATTCTGTCAAGATTGCGGGTCGATGACAACAATGCCCTCAACCCGAAGAATCATCTACCAAGAGTAAGGCAACTTCTTCTTAATTTCGATAAGTTTATTATTCACCTCAATATATTCGCCAGTGGTCAATTCCTTCATGACTCTGCTGACCATCTCACGAGAAGAACCAACCATATTGGCGATATCCTGATGGGTTAATTTTTCTTCAATTATCTGAGTCTCGCCGCTAGACTGGGCAAATTGCATAAAGAGCCTTGCTATCCGTCCATAAACATCCATCAAGGCAAGACTTTCAATTTTTTTATTGGCTTCGCGAAGCCGCTCAAGTGAACCCTTAAGAAGGCTGAAAACAATATCCGGATGTGTTGAGAGAATCTCCCTGAAATCATTGCGGGATATAACAAGCAGTTCACTGGTTTCCCGGGTCATGACGGAAGCGGAACGGGTCTCATCGTCAATCAGGGCCGCCATCTCTCCAAAGTATTCTCCAGGGCCGAGAAGCGAAAGAATAATTTCTTTTCCGTGAGAATCAATGATTGTCACCTTGACCTTGCCGCTGTAAACAATGTAGATCGAATCCGTTTTATCGCCTTCGTTAAAAAGAATCGTGTTTTTAGGGTAGGTCTTTTTCACAGCCACACTCGCCAGTGCGGTAAGCTCGGTTTCGTTCAGGCACGAAAAAAGCGGATTTTTTCTCAAGATTTCTTTTGGCATGTCTTTTCACCCTCGTTTATCTTCTTGCAACAAGACGTTTGACAATTGAGTGATTGAAGTTCACCGCAACAGAAAAAAGCAAGCATTCAAGCTAGGGGAAGCCTTCAGGAGTCCGGTTCAATTCATTTCCCAACCAATACGGATTGGGCGGAAAATCAGATAATTACCCAAATTACCGGGTTTGGCCAGTGAAGGAAAAAGTACTGAAAAAACAACAAGTTATTGATCCGGAAAATTTCCCCCTGAAACTGATCTGAAAAAAATTAACAGCAACGGCCAAAGGCATCAAGAAAATTAATAAATCCCATCCAGGAAATAAAGCAACAGGTGTAAATTTATCTTTCAATACCTTGTCTTTCGTGTACTAAACGGGAAAGAAAAACTATAAAAAAAGGTCTCTACGTCAAAGACGGAAACCTTGTTATTGAATCTCTCACTTTTATACTAATCAATAATCTTGGGGCATCACCTCATAGCAGGTCTTCTATGCCTTCAATAACCACCTGGTCATTTACCGACTCCTCGCGCTTTTCTTCACACTTTTCGGTTTTTTGTCCTCCCCGGATAACTTCAAAAAAGGTCATATATTTATTAATGTGATCACACATAGAATCCAGAAACTTGAGCTCATCATATGACATACTATTGATGCGCTCTACAAGGTGAGACCTGAACTGCTCTATCTCAAGTGATTTCACCAGGGAATCATGATCGTCCGGCTCATGCATAAATTTTTCCATCAAACTCCAAGCCCCCCCCGCTGCAATAAGTCCTACGGTGTACTCAATAAATTCCCTGCACTGATGATTCTAAATTTTTCGTAAAAAAGTTTCAAGTATATAAAATCAAAAGAGAATTGAACAACCCTATCATTCTTCCACCGGATTGCCTAATTTCTGTTCCAACCAATTGTAAAATTCACTGCAGGATTTGAAGATAATCCCTCCCATCAACGTGGTTTTTTCTTGAATATCAGCAACAACCTTCTGGGTTACACTGTCATCACATTTACCCTGTTTTTCAAGCCAGTGGATGGTGTTGCCACCTGCAACAATACTACCTGAAACAATAAAAGAACCGATGGGAACTGAGATAATTCCTGCAGGAATAATCAATAGGCACTCAGGTTCTCCACAGCGAAGTGATAAATCAATCGCGGCGTTGCCAAATGCAGATATGTCGTCGTTCATGTCCAAGGTCAATTCCCTGGTAACCAGTTTACATTCAGCCGTTTCATTTGATTGATCCACCACCCTTGGTGCAAAACAACCCGAAATAAATAAGGCTGAGATCATACTTAAGGTGGCGATAGTCTGCAGGTTGTGCGATTTACTGCTCCATTGATTCATAACTTCATATTTGCGGCATGGACGATAACCAATAAAAATACGCGATGAGGTTTTCTTGAAACAAGCAAACCCTGACAGATTTTCAATTAATCGTCAAGGTTATTGAAAGGACTGGATTTCCACACAGACGTTTCCGGGCGTAACTTAATTATCAGATGCAAAAGGGGATAAACTGGAATTCTTCAGGTATAAGTCTTGAGCTCAGGAATCGGCAATGATTTGCTTGACTTCGCCCGCAAGGGCGAATGAAGGAGTTATGACAACCTCTTTGCCGCCGATATTCGAGGTAAACCGCTGATGGTCTTCGCTTCGCTGGTATGCCTCTTTAAGTTTATCAACCATACCGGCAAACTGATCCTGCCCCATGCCTTTGGAATCCGCAAGGTTCTGCAGATTGTGGATATTGCCCTTCTCTATCCAGGCCATGTTGAGTTCCTGCCGGGGATTTCCAATAAATACAAAAGCGCAGTCATCGTCAGGAACAACTTCCAGTGGTTCTGAAAGCTGTTCACTGAGTTCCCCGATAAGGGCATTGGTTGATTTAACTTCAGGAATCCCAGGATTGACTGATGAATGAAATGTCTGTTTCTTGGCACCAAAAATTTTGTCTAAAAAACCCATGGCTTCCTCCTAAAAAAGTTATCCCTGCAGCTGAATACAGATTTTTTCACGGAGTAACAATTAGATATATCATCTAATCATCTTACAATCCCAATTGTCAAGAAAGAAAACACCGTTTATCCAATCCTGCGCCTGCGACAATTTGCCACATTCCCTGCATTGCCACTCCGTGGTATTGCACATTACATTTTTAATCAATGTTTGCAGATGGTTAAAGTTATTATGGTGATTGATTATCAAGAATAACTAACAGCCATTATGCCTAATGTTTTTTTGCGATAATTTTTTATCTAAGCAAGGGAGACATCATGAAGCAATATTTGTTGGGGGGATTTTTTCTACTTATGGCCACAACCGTCTCTGCAGAAGGGCTGTTGCTGGATGAAATAGAAATTAAAGCCGGCAAGGAAACCGAAGTCGATACCATGGAGGTTCGGGAAGTAAGGGAAAGCAATGCCAAAGATCCGGGAGAAGCGCTGCAGAGCGTGCCGGGCATAACCAAGTTGAGAAAAGGAGGCATTGCCAATGACATCGTGCTTCGCGGTTTTTCAAAGGACAACATCAACGTTCTGGTGGACGGCGCAAAAATCTATGGTGCCTGCCCCAGCAAGATGGATCCGCCTGCCTTCCATGTAGACTTTGCCGAAGTCGACAGGATCGAAATAACCAAAGGTCCATACGATGTCACCACTCAGGGCAGCATGGGAGGGGTGGTCAATATTGCTTCCAAATCCGCAAAACCGGGGTTGCACAGTGATGTTATTTTCACTTACGGTTCCTTCAACGAAACCAACACCTCAACGGTGGTTTCCTATGCTGAAGACAATTACAGCCTGCTTGGCGGGTTCGCCTTCAAATATTCAAATCCCTATGAAGACGGCAACGGCGTAAAATTTACCGAGATATACCCGGAAACATCCGCAGCACGATATCGATTATCCGAACAGGACAGCCCGGCTTACAATATCAAGACATCCTGGTTCAAAACCGGCATCAAACCGAAGGATAATCAGGATTTCACCTTCGCCTATACCAGGCAGGAGGCGGATGATGTCCTGTATCCTTATCTGACAATGGATGCTGATTATGATGACGCCACCAGGGTTGATGCAAACTATACAATAAACAACAGTGGGGAAGCGCTTAATTCAATCCGGATTCACGCCTTTGTCAATAATGTCGAACATGATATGACCAACAGCAAGCGATGTGCCTCTAGCGCCAATCCTGCAGCCTGCAGCGGCGCCCTGCCCAGAGCCTACAGCATGCGTAACCTGGCAAGTTCAACAACTTCGGGCGTAAAGCTTGAAGGGGAACTCAAAACCTTCGGCAGGACAACCATGGGCATTGATCATTATCAACGCAACTGGGATGCCACCATGACAACGTACATGACAATGTCCGGCATGTACATGAGCATGGCCTCCATGCCGGATGTGGATGTGATGAATACCGGAATTTATCTGGACCAGCAGGCTGAAATCAACAGGAAAACAACCTTGAGCGGCGGACTGCGTTTCGATTATACCCGCTCCAAGGCAAATATAGACCGTACCAGCGTGTACAGCCTGTTTTATGATGACACTTCCAGATGCGCCACGGATGAATCACTGGCCGGCAATCTGAAGCTTGATTATAAAATTACTGATTCGTTCAGCAGTTTTGTCGGTTTCGGCCGTGGCGTTCGTGTGCCGGATGCAGAGGAACGCTACTATTCGGTTTCCACAAAGGTCGGCAATCCAGGGCTCAAAACCGTTAAGAATAACGAAGTGGATCTTGGCCTTAAATATGCCATGGATATCACCCTGATCAAAGCCCAGGTTTTTTACAGTGATCTTGATGACTTCATCGTTGTAACCGATGTTACAAGTGGCGCAACCACAGCCCGGAGTTATAAAAATGTTGATGCGTCCATGTATGGCGGCGAAGCGTCGCTGATGATCTCGCTGCCCCTTGATCTCTTTGCTTCAACCGGCATAGCATACAGCCGCGGCAAAAATGACACCGACAAGACAAATCTCCAGGAAATTCCGCCCTTAAGAGGCAATCTAAAACTACGGTATGACAACGGAATTTTTTATACGGAACTCGAAGGGATCTGCGCTGACCGACAGGACAAGATTGACACGTCTGTAGGGGAAGATGAAACCGCCGGATGGGGAATCGCCAATTTCAAAACCGGCTACCAGCTCAAACGCCTCAAACTCGCGGCCGGAGTCAACAATCTTTTTGATCGTCAATACAGCGAACATTCTTCTTATCTGCGTAATCCATTCAGCGCCAACGGCATTATTGTCCCGGAGCCGGGACGCAGCATCTACGGAACAATCCAGTATTCATTCTGATCCGGCTTTCTTCAGCTGATCCCGCACAAAGAGCCGTTCTTCCTTATCTGGATGACACGGCTCTTTGTATTTTGTCGCCTCTATTTTCAAAAATCATCAGTCTTCCCGGACATGTTGAAACCGGCATACACATCCACCAGTATTACTCGAAAAAAACCTTGTTATTGTTCATCTGTTTTAGGGATAGTAATTAAAGTCACAACCAACATCTAAAGTTTACTATTAAAATTGTCACGTTTTCGGAAGCAGGTTTCATCCGAATTCCTGTTTTCAAAAAATACCCTGTGAACGTTTCAATCAGAAAATAAGCAAATTAATCGAAAGGAACCTGTAATGAAGACAGTTAATGACACTATCAGAGTTTTTTTACTAGTCGCTCTGATGCTATTTTACGGGCAGGCCGTTCTTGCGGAAGAATCCCCCGGCAAAGCCGCCGATGATCTGCAAAAGGTTAGTGAAACGCCGGACAGGGCTGAACAATCATACACCCAGGCCGATATGCAGAACGCGGCAAATTCTCCGGTGCTGTTTGCAACCATCCAGGCAACCGAAACAAAATTGCACGCGGCTGCAGAAGACGCCCGCCGATTTTTGGGAATTTTTTCAAGGCTGCGCGACGCTTTCGGCAGCGGCGCGATTACCGACTTTGAAACATTGCAAAACAACCTGGTCGAACCGCAGATACGGCTGGATCAGGTTTATCAGATAATGCCTGACGCGCATGAAGCCGTGAACGCCTTCCTGAAACAATATCCTGATCTGGATGAGATAGTTAAATCCGTTGATAACGGTGAAAGTATTCGCGATGCAGTTTTACGGCTTCAAGGGTTCTCCGCTGCCTGGCTCAATGAAATGAAACTGAATACCCGGGAAACCCTGGACATGGCAGCGCAGACCATTGACCAGCAGGGATTGAAAAGACTTAAAGAGGTTGAAAACATGCCTGCCGAGGTTAAGCGCCAGGCTGCGGATATCGCCGAGAAATATGTCCTGGACTTTGCCGATCTCCTGCTGCAGATAGTTCCGGTCACCTTCCCGGAATTATCCCTGGAGCAGAAGGCAGAATTCCCGGAGTTTGAAGAAGCCCGGCGCACCCATTGGCAAAGAAAGCAATCCCTGTCCCTTGAAACGGACAAGGTTGCGGCGGCAATCGCTCAGATCCGTGGCCAGATTGTCGAGGCAGCGCATCACCGTCTGGAAAACGCCCGTTTCCCGAGACCTGCTTATGCCGGCGCAGAGTGGGATGCAGTGGAAAATGACATCCGCGCCGCCTGGAGACAGGCAATGGGTGACACCATGCTCCTCAAAATTTCCATCCATTCGCCTTGGGAAGAACGCACAGAAATCCGCTGGCGCGACAATCACTGGATTATCGGCACTTACCGCTATATCGGCGCCCATTGCCTGGGAAAACCATTCTCCGGCGAGTACAAGGTCTATAACCTGACCTTTCGGAATACCATGCAGGCCGACGGCTCATGGGGCAGACTCGAATACTTCTCCGTGGGCCACGTCTTTGATATTCTTCTCGAGAATGTCGACAAGTAAAAATTCTTATTCTAAATGATTGGGACGGTTCCACCACCAGCCGACCTTTTTACAATTCAGGAAGTATCAACACTTCCAGATAACGGACCGGAGGCAAAATGGGTCACCGAACAAAACGATTTATCAGCCGCACAATTCTCTCTCATGCCACGCTCGGAGCGCTGCTGGTACTTACGGTGTTATTCTTCACAGCAGGTGCCGCGGCTCAAGCAGATGACTCATCAACCTTGAAAACAATCAAGGTCATCATGGACGATAATTATCCACCCTATGTTTTCAGGAATGAAAAGGGGCAGCTCCAGGGAATTCTTATTGATCAATGGAAACTCTGGGAGGAGAAGGTCGGTGTCCGCGCCGAGCTCACCGGCATGAATTGGGCCGAGGCCCAGCAAGGGATGCGAAGCGGTGAGTTCGATGTTATTGATACTCTGTTCCGCAACGATCACCGTGAGAAAATATATGATTTCAGCAAGCCATCCGCGCCCATAGACGTACCCCTCTATTTTCACTACGATATTTCCGGTATCCGTGGAGTGCAGGATCTGAAGGGCTTCGTGGTGGCTGCAAAAAAGGGCGATAATGTCATAGAAATTCTTCACCAGGGCGGCATCACCAATATCGTCGAGTATCCCAGTTACGAGATGATCATCGAGGCGGCCCAAAGCGGCAAAATCAAGGTCTTCACTGTCGACAAACCTGCGGCCCTTTATTTCCTTAACAAGGCAGGCATCCAAGACCTTTTTCGAGAGAGTCCGCCGTTGTATACCGGTTATTTTCACCGGGCTGTGCTCAAGGGCAATTCTCAAATACTGGCCACCGTGGAAAAGGGTTTTTCACTGATCTCCGAAAAGGAATATCGAGCAATCGACAGTCTGTGGATGGGAATGCCAATCAGTTTCACGCCGTACTTCCGCTATTTTATCTATATTCTTGCTGTTGGAATGGCTGTCTTGCTGATGATGGGAACCTGGCTCTGGATGCTGAAGTTGGCAGTAACTCGTAAAACCGGTGAACTGACCCGGAAAATCAAATTACGCAAATTGTCCGAGGAAGCGGTTCTGTCCAGTGAAGCGCACCTGAAAACCCTGATCAAGACCATCCCGGATCTGGTCTGGCTGAAGGACCCGGATGGAATGTACCTGGCATGTAATGAGAAATTCGAACGGTTCTTCGGCGCCCGAGAAACGGAAATTGTCGGAAGGACCGATTACGATTTTGTAGACAAGAAATTGGCTGACTTTTTCCGCCAACATGATAAAGCGGCCATGGCTGCGGGAAAGCCCTGCGTAAATGAAGAGGAGCTTGTTTTTGCCGATGATGGCCACCTGGAACTTGTGGAAACCATAAAGACACCGATGTTCGGGAGTAAGGGACAGCTTATGGGAGTCTTGGGTATCGCTCGCGACATCACCGAACGCACCCGGTCGGAGGAGGACA
The nucleotide sequence above comes from Pseudomonadota bacterium. Encoded proteins:
- a CDS encoding M48 family metallopeptidase, with protein sequence MELLLIIIFCAYLAVQLFENIFSYINLHYQARHGGNVPQGFEDRVDVETLKKMRDYTAAHTRVDFVASFFDTAITVFFIFGGLLNWYNNWITGNHWSFMVSGALFFLLISYGEIFLKLPFSLYNTFHVEQKFGFNTQTIVLWLVDLLKSLLLSSVLYGILLFSGFWIIENSPQYWWLILWAFLCLFSVFMMYISPYVIEPLFNKFSPIKNETLEIKIKELMKKAGISITKVLTMDASKRSTHSNAYFTGIGHVKRIILFDTLLENNSDEELLAILAHEAGHWKKKHILKRLLLMEGLALLGFFVAYQLIKSDAITTLFNIDHPTIHVKLLLVGFVGSLVLFPIKPLGSLYSRIHEKEADDFAVSLTGSPAALATALVKLGEENLSNLHPHPWYAAFYYSHPPLPERVKNLYAMATDQIV
- a CDS encoding Crp/Fnr family transcriptional regulator; translation: MPKEILRKNPLFSCLNETELTALASVAVKKTYPKNTILFNEGDKTDSIYIVYSGKVKVTIIDSHGKEIILSLLGPGEYFGEMAALIDDETRSASVMTRETSELLVISRNDFREILSTHPDIVFSLLKGSLERLREANKKIESLALMDVYGRIARLFMQFAQSSGETQIIEEKLTHQDIANMVGSSREMVSRVMKELTTGEYIEVNNKLIEIKKKLPYSW
- a CDS encoding TonB-dependent receptor, coding for MKQYLLGGFFLLMATTVSAEGLLLDEIEIKAGKETEVDTMEVREVRESNAKDPGEALQSVPGITKLRKGGIANDIVLRGFSKDNINVLVDGAKIYGACPSKMDPPAFHVDFAEVDRIEITKGPYDVTTQGSMGGVVNIASKSAKPGLHSDVIFTYGSFNETNTSTVVSYAEDNYSLLGGFAFKYSNPYEDGNGVKFTEIYPETSAARYRLSEQDSPAYNIKTSWFKTGIKPKDNQDFTFAYTRQEADDVLYPYLTMDADYDDATRVDANYTINNSGEALNSIRIHAFVNNVEHDMTNSKRCASSANPAACSGALPRAYSMRNLASSTTSGVKLEGELKTFGRTTMGIDHYQRNWDATMTTYMTMSGMYMSMASMPDVDVMNTGIYLDQQAEINRKTTLSGGLRFDYTRSKANIDRTSVYSLFYDDTSRCATDESLAGNLKLDYKITDSFSSFVGFGRGVRVPDAEERYYSVSTKVGNPGLKTVKNNEVDLGLKYAMDITLIKAQVFYSDLDDFIVVTDVTSGATTARSYKNVDASMYGGEASLMISLPLDLFASTGIAYSRGKNDTDKTNLQEIPPLRGNLKLRYDNGIFYTELEGICADRQDKIDTSVGEDETAGWGIANFKTGYQLKRLKLAAGVNNLFDRQYSEHSSYLRNPFSANGIIVPEPGRSIYGTIQYSF
- a CDS encoding transporter substrate-binding domain-containing protein, translating into MGHRTKRFISRTILSHATLGALLVLTVLFFTAGAAAQADDSSTLKTIKVIMDDNYPPYVFRNEKGQLQGILIDQWKLWEEKVGVRAELTGMNWAEAQQGMRSGEFDVIDTLFRNDHREKIYDFSKPSAPIDVPLYFHYDISGIRGVQDLKGFVVAAKKGDNVIEILHQGGITNIVEYPSYEMIIEAAQSGKIKVFTVDKPAALYFLNKAGIQDLFRESPPLYTGYFHRAVLKGNSQILATVEKGFSLISEKEYRAIDSLWMGMPISFTPYFRYFIYILAVGMAVLLMMGTWLWMLKLAVTRKTGELTRKIKLRKLSEEAVLSSEAHLKTLIKTIPDLVWLKDPDGMYLACNEKFERFFGARETEIVGRTDYDFVDKKLADFFRQHDKAAMAAGKPCVNEEELVFADDGHLELVETIKTPMFGSKGQLMGVLGIARDITERTRSEEDRKKMIAQLRQAQKMEAIGTLAGGIAHDFNNILAIIIGYTDLAKDDAPPDSKIVGDLEKVLEAGNRAKDLVKQILTFSRQAEIERIPTHLHPLINETVKMLRSSIPTSIAIQADIDATCGVVLADPTHVHQILMNLCTNANHAMEESGGILKIELKKVLFDEGNRQMGLHITPGQYVELMVSDTGTGIGPDLIDKIFDPYFTTKQLGKGTGMGLAIIHGIIADYGGSITVESELGKGTTFHVYFPVVEQEELPFVEDGEEIPSGKERILFIDDEELLTELGQDMLERLGYNVTIRRSSLEALSTFQNNPDAFDAVITDQTMPGMTGADLARRMLQIRPNIPIILCTGYSTQIDAETAKSLGIKEFALKPLVKGTLAKLLRKVLDAS